One genomic segment of Hordeum vulgare subsp. vulgare chromosome 2H, MorexV3_pseudomolecules_assembly, whole genome shotgun sequence includes these proteins:
- the LOC123427206 gene encoding uncharacterized protein LOC123427206: protein MHWPALKPSPARKKPAPEPMASSAVLSDLEETDDGWIVLPPAPPNSGQVNASADGEAFDPAPDAIVGRYLPLRRALRCDGLPRQIHDADVYGAHPGFLAAVYPPANGRSERFFFVCRAQCQGGRRRAGPGAYRLGSEARLLGGAAYCHAFRYYEDEAETGSASTRETEWRMDEYGECRSAAAAAAAFDMVVCKLYPARGGAVHTMLGVHDPASPWHRPDVHKPQVLVQLYLDSLSLGDPRRCRMYAAADVFAAHPAALTVAFPAANDRCEWFFAVHRQHKLKEDGEDKARPRRAGPGTYVLVREGSVVNGRGEDIGYRRVFLYREDDATARRVSRTEWWMEEYGFGKDFPHGELPPAKTPTAEDEEDELVVYKLYLKMAGHRR, encoded by the coding sequence ATGCACTGGCCCGCCCTTAAACCCTCGCCGGCCAGGAAGAAGCCCGCGCCGGAGCCCATGGCGTCCTCCGCCGTCCTCAGCGACCTGGAGGAGACTGACGACGGCTGGATCGTcctgcccccggcgccgcccaacTCCGGGCAGGTCAACGCATCCGCCGACGGAGAAGCGTTCGACCCGGCCCCGGACGCCATCGTCGGCCGGTACCTGCCCCTGCGCCGCGCGCTGCGGTGCGACGGCCTGCCCCGGCAGATCCACGACGCCGACGTCTACGGCGCGCACCCCGGCTTCCTCGCCGCCGTGTACCCGCCGGCCAACGGCCGGTCCGAGCGGTTCTTCTTCGTGTGCCGCGCGCAATGCCAGGGCGGGCGGCGCAGGGCCGGCCCCGGCGCCTACCGCCTTGGTAGCGAGGCCAGGCTCCTCGGTGGCGCCGCCTACTGCCACGCCTTCCGCTACTACGAGGACGAGGCCGAGACCGGCTCGGCCTCCACGAGGGAGACCGAGTGGCGCATGGACGAGTACGGCGAGTGCcgctctgccgccgccgccgccgccgccttcgaCATGGTGGTGTGCAAGCTCTACCCGGCGCGCGGCGGGGCCGTCCACACGATGCTCGGCGTCCATGACCCCGCCTCGCCATGGCACCGTCCAGACGTGCATAAGCCGCAGGTGCTCGTCCAGCTCTACCTCGACAGCCTCAGCCTGGGGGACCCGCGGCGGTGCAGAATGTACGCCGCGGCCGACGTCTTCGCCGCGCACCCGGCGGCGCTCACGGTGGCGTTCCCGGCGGCCAACGACCGGTGCGAGTGGTTCTTCGCCGTGCACCGGCAGCACAAGCTcaaggaggacggcgaggacAAAGCGCGCCCGCGGAGGGCCGGGCCAGGGACGTACGTGCTGGTGCGCGAAGGCAGCGTCGTGAACGGCAGGGGTGAGGACATAGGGTACCGCCGCGTGTTCTTGTACAGGGAAGACGACGCGACGGCGAGGCGGGTGTCGCGGACGGAGTGGTGGATGGAGGAGTACGGGTTCGGGAAGGACTTCCCGCACGGCGAGCTGCCACCGGCGAAGACGCCAACGGCCGAGGACGAAGAGGATGAGCTGGTGGTGTACAAGCTGTACCTGAAAATGGCTGGTCACCGGCGGTAG
- the LOC123428634 gene encoding uncharacterized protein LOC123428634, translating into MGSSEARWSWLDARSSMPQQDRTRATGSSGSLCWICCWGRRSVDVVVDLQINPSALAGASFSLTRLTRLRLHSLIYRNSCLNLAMEIVSIMELKFSSIVYEEDTGMTVNHRVITKII; encoded by the exons ATGGGGAGCAGCGAGGCGAGGTGGTCGTGGCTGGACGCGCGCTCGTCGATGCCACAGCAGGATAGGACGCGTGCAACAGGGAGCAGCGGG TCACTCTGCTGGATCTGTTGCTGGGGTCGTCGATCTGTTGATGTGGTCGTTGACTTACAG ATCAATCCGTCCGCTCTTGCTGGTGCCTCCTTTAGTCTGACCCGGTTGACCCGGTTGCGTCTACATTCATTGATCTACAG AAATTCTTGCCTGAATCTTGCAATGGAGATAGTGTCAATAATGGAGTTGAAGTTTTCCTCTATTGTCTATGAAG AAGACACGGGGATGACAGTGAATCATCGAGTAATAACCAAGATCATCTAG
- the LOC123427207 gene encoding glutaredoxin-C6-like isoform X2, giving the protein MGTAFSSSSSSTPESRAMALAKAKEIVASAPVVVFSKSYCPFCVQVKKLFTQLGASFKAIELDTESDGPEMQSALAEWTGQRTVPNVFINGKHIGGCDDTLALPLDYFLTVTYM; this is encoded by the exons ATGGGTAccgccttttcctcctcctcctcttccaccccAGAGTCCAGAGCTATGGCGCTCGCCAAggccaaggagatcgtcgcctccGCTCCCGTCGTCGTCTTCAG CAAGTCTTACTGCCCTTTCTGCGTACAAGTGAAGAAACTGTTCACGCAGCTAGGAGCGAGTTTCAAGGCCATTGAGTTGGACACTGAGA GTGATGGACCTGAGATGCAGTCAGCTCTTGCAGAATGGACTGGGCAGAGGACTGTCCCCAATGTCTTCATCAATGGAAAACACATCGGTGGCTGTGATG ACACTCTTGCACTGCCACTGGATTACTTTCTGACAGTTACTTACATGTGA
- the LOC123427207 gene encoding glutaredoxin-C6-like isoform X1: MGTAFSSSSSSTPESRAMALAKAKEIVASAPVVVFSKSYCPFCVQVKKLFTQLGASFKAIELDTESDGPEMQSALAEWTGQRTVPNVFINGKHIGGCDDTLALNKGGKLVALLTEAGAISGSTSKATTAA, from the exons ATGGGTAccgccttttcctcctcctcctcttccaccccAGAGTCCAGAGCTATGGCGCTCGCCAAggccaaggagatcgtcgcctccGCTCCCGTCGTCGTCTTCAG CAAGTCTTACTGCCCTTTCTGCGTACAAGTGAAGAAACTGTTCACGCAGCTAGGAGCGAGTTTCAAGGCCATTGAGTTGGACACTGAGA GTGATGGACCTGAGATGCAGTCAGCTCTTGCAGAATGGACTGGGCAGAGGACTGTCCCCAATGTCTTCATCAATGGAAAACACATCGGTGGCTGTGATG ACACTCTTGCACTGAACAAGGGAGGGAAGCTGGTTGCTCTGCTGACGGAGGCTGGAGCGATCTCCGGTTCTACTTCGAAGGCCACCACCGCTGCTTAG